In Sulfurovum xiamenensis, a genomic segment contains:
- a CDS encoding agmatine deiminase family protein: protein MITMPAEWEKQRAVLLSFPHEKTDWHDPDNPADLEASLSPFIRIAQAIAYGEAVYIICKEKEKIANMFCSTRNMTFIEIPTNDTWIRDYGYISIKENDEVKLLDFTFDGWGGKFEASLDNAVNTALHQKGYLGTTPLEHIDFVLEGGSIESDGEGTILTTSTCLCNPNRNGGISKKEIEEKLRTYLGAQRVLWLDHGYLSGDDTDSHIDTLARFVNKTTIMYVKCEDTKDEHYEALQKMEAQLKNFTTAEGKPYTLIPLPMCEAKYNNENERLPATYANFLITNDALIYPTYDDKNDTKVGEIFKEVFPDREIIPVNCLRLIEQGGSLHCSTMQIVY from the coding sequence ATGATTACTATGCCGGCTGAATGGGAAAAACAGCGTGCTGTACTATTATCTTTCCCCCATGAAAAGACAGACTGGCATGATCCAGACAATCCAGCAGACTTGGAAGCCAGTCTCTCACCATTTATACGTATCGCACAAGCAATCGCTTATGGAGAGGCCGTTTACATCATCTGTAAAGAGAAAGAAAAAATTGCAAATATGTTCTGTTCCACACGGAATATGACTTTCATAGAGATACCTACCAACGATACATGGATACGTGACTACGGATACATCAGTATAAAAGAAAATGATGAAGTAAAACTACTTGACTTCACCTTCGATGGCTGGGGAGGCAAATTTGAAGCTTCTCTTGACAATGCTGTCAACACTGCTTTACACCAAAAAGGATACCTTGGTACTACGCCTCTTGAACATATTGATTTTGTTCTTGAGGGAGGGTCGATAGAAAGCGATGGTGAAGGAACCATTCTCACTACCTCTACATGCCTTTGTAACCCGAATAGAAACGGTGGGATAAGCAAAAAAGAGATAGAAGAGAAACTACGTACCTACCTGGGTGCACAAAGAGTTCTATGGCTGGACCATGGGTATCTTTCAGGTGATGATACAGACAGTCATATAGATACCTTGGCAAGGTTTGTCAACAAAACGACCATCATGTATGTCAAGTGTGAAGATACAAAAGATGAACACTATGAAGCACTACAAAAAATGGAAGCACAACTGAAAAACTTTACCACAGCAGAGGGGAAACCCTATACATTGATCCCACTCCCCATGTGTGAAGCAAAATATAATAATGAAAATGAAAGACTGCCTGCAACCTATGCCAACTTTCTCATTACCAACGATGCACTGATCTACCCTACCTACGATGATAAAAATGACACTAAGGTGGGAGAGATATTTAAAGAAGTATTTCCTGACAGGGAAATCATCCCTGTGAATTGTTTAAGACTGATAGAACAAGGCGGAAGTCTGCACTGCTCTACGATGCAGATAGTATATTAA
- a CDS encoding carbon-nitrogen hydrolase, which translates to MKTALIQQAYHGSKEQTLQVTLEKIKEAAQNGAELVVLQELHQTEYFCQSEDTKFFDYAAHFESDVAFWGTVAKENHVVLVTSLFEKRAAGLYHNTAVIFEKDGSVAGKYRKMHIPDDPGFYEKFYFTPGDLGFEPIQTSVGKLGVLVCWDQWYPEAARAMTLKGAEILIYPTAIGWFEADSEEEKARQLDSWITIQRSHAIANGLPVISCNRVGFEADSAGVMAGTRFWGNSFVCGAQGEMLVHADDKSETILYSEIEHSRTKEVRDIWPFLRDRRIEEYSCLLKRYCD; encoded by the coding sequence ATGAAAACAGCACTGATCCAACAAGCTTACCATGGCAGTAAAGAACAAACCCTCCAAGTCACTTTAGAGAAGATAAAAGAAGCTGCACAAAACGGTGCAGAGCTTGTTGTCTTACAGGAGCTTCACCAGACAGAGTATTTCTGTCAAAGTGAAGATACCAAATTTTTTGATTATGCCGCTCATTTTGAATCTGATGTAGCATTTTGGGGCACTGTTGCAAAAGAGAACCATGTCGTTCTGGTCACTTCACTTTTTGAAAAACGTGCAGCAGGCCTCTACCATAACACAGCCGTCATCTTCGAAAAAGATGGTTCTGTTGCAGGGAAATACCGCAAAATGCACATCCCTGATGACCCCGGCTTTTATGAGAAGTTTTACTTTACCCCGGGAGATCTTGGGTTTGAACCGATACAAACTTCAGTAGGGAAATTAGGTGTACTGGTCTGCTGGGACCAATGGTACCCGGAAGCTGCGCGAGCCATGACACTCAAAGGGGCAGAAATACTTATCTATCCTACTGCTATTGGCTGGTTTGAAGCAGACAGTGAAGAAGAAAAAGCAAGGCAACTAGACAGCTGGATCACCATACAGCGTTCTCATGCCATCGCGAATGGATTGCCGGTAATAAGCTGCAACCGTGTAGGCTTTGAAGCGGACAGTGCCGGTGTGATGGCCGGTACGCGTTTTTGGGGCAACTCTTTTGTATGTGGTGCACAAGGAGAGATGCTGGTACATGCGGATGACAAGAGTGAAACCATACTCTATTCAGAGATCGAACATTCACGCACCAAAGAGGTACGTGATATCTGGCCATTTTTACGTGACAGACGTATAGAGGAGTATAGTTGTTTACTCAAAAGGTATTGCGACTAA
- a CDS encoding NUDIX domain-containing protein produces the protein MGKRIKHFKLQPLVNAQFITTSFATYEQEGIQKSWEIVEAHDSVAILLYHKEKRSFVLVKQFRPAVYLNNENGMTVELCAGIVDKELSLVEIVKEEVEEECGYDVPLSNIEKITSFHTSVGFAGSKQTLYFAEVGERMKVSEGGGVDHEQIEVVYLPVDDAKKLIYDENIAKTPGLMFAFMWWFERN, from the coding sequence ATGGGAAAACGGATCAAGCACTTTAAACTTCAGCCTTTGGTCAATGCCCAATTCATAACAACATCCTTTGCCACTTATGAACAAGAGGGTATTCAAAAATCATGGGAGATCGTTGAAGCACATGATAGTGTTGCCATTCTTCTATATCATAAAGAAAAGCGATCATTTGTTTTGGTCAAACAGTTTCGTCCAGCCGTGTACTTGAATAATGAAAATGGTATGACTGTAGAACTGTGTGCAGGTATCGTAGATAAAGAACTTTCTTTAGTAGAAATTGTAAAAGAGGAAGTCGAAGAGGAGTGCGGCTATGATGTTCCCCTTTCAAACATCGAAAAGATCACTTCTTTTCATACTTCGGTTGGCTTTGCAGGGAGTAAACAGACACTTTATTTTGCCGAAGTCGGAGAGCGTATGAAAGTGAGTGAAGGCGGTGGTGTGGATCATGAACAGATTGAGGTTGTCTACCTGCCTGTAGATGATGCAAAGAAACTGATCTATGATGAAAACATCGCCAAAACACCAGGCCTCATGTTTGCATTTATGTGGTGGTTTGAGCGAAATTAA
- a CDS encoding peptidoglycan DD-metalloendopeptidase family protein: MGSLKKIVVWILISSSLFGAKVTLGHWEKGKTFSEYLDSKEISKEILSDISKADIQFLSEIEGDQLFYELKDHNGTLEQALIPIGEEMQIRLAKEHNSDVYSFDIIPIEYKEKEYGATVTIETNLYTDVTNALYHPSLADKIGQLFKGTVNTKKFQKGDKVSFIYSQKTRMGQPHTMPYVKIALLESRKKRQFIYADEDGYGYKSTKKSQAYTVTGKEKVTYTRRVPVKSTSSRFGMPLRHVRITSSFSHRRYHPILKRYRPHHGTDFGARRGTPLLAVNSGKVSFSGRMRGYGKVVKIKHSGGYESLYAHQSRIRVKRGEHVKKGQIIGYVGSTGRSTGPHLHFGLKKNGRWIDPMRVLRKTSIKDTVLKKITEYKDVTKTKYKKVVIKNAKENEEKLLAYLKEKSTPFIWEGYEQMSIGVEDGKTDQAL; the protein is encoded by the coding sequence ATGGGAAGTCTTAAAAAAATAGTGGTATGGATCTTGATATCAAGTTCCTTATTTGGTGCGAAAGTGACACTTGGACATTGGGAAAAAGGGAAAACATTTTCAGAATATTTAGACTCTAAAGAGATCTCTAAAGAGATACTTAGTGATATTTCAAAAGCAGATATCCAGTTTCTCTCTGAAATAGAGGGGGATCAACTTTTTTATGAATTGAAAGATCATAATGGTACACTTGAACAGGCATTGATCCCGATAGGAGAGGAGATGCAGATAAGGTTGGCTAAAGAGCACAACAGTGATGTATATAGCTTCGACATTATCCCTATAGAGTATAAAGAAAAAGAATACGGTGCTACGGTTACCATAGAAACAAATCTGTATACAGATGTTACGAATGCCTTGTATCATCCTTCATTGGCAGATAAAATAGGACAACTTTTTAAAGGTACGGTCAACACAAAAAAATTTCAAAAGGGTGATAAAGTTTCATTTATCTATTCACAAAAAACGAGAATGGGCCAACCACACACTATGCCTTATGTTAAAATCGCTCTGCTTGAATCTAGAAAGAAACGGCAGTTTATCTATGCAGATGAAGATGGCTACGGCTATAAAAGCACTAAAAAGTCTCAAGCCTATACCGTAACAGGTAAAGAAAAAGTAACCTATACCCGTAGGGTCCCTGTAAAAAGTACCTCTTCCCGTTTTGGTATGCCTTTACGTCATGTTCGTATCACTTCTTCCTTCAGTCATAGAAGATATCACCCTATATTAAAACGATATCGTCCACATCATGGTACAGATTTTGGTGCAAGAAGAGGTACACCGCTTCTTGCAGTAAATTCAGGAAAGGTTAGTTTTTCCGGCCGTATGAGAGGATATGGTAAAGTGGTGAAGATCAAGCATTCTGGAGGATATGAATCACTCTATGCGCATCAGAGTCGGATACGTGTCAAAAGAGGAGAGCACGTGAAGAAAGGTCAGATCATAGGGTATGTTGGTAGTACAGGAAGAAGTACGGGCCCTCATTTACATTTTGGGCTAAAGAAAAACGGAAGATGGATAGACCCGATGCGAGTACTGCGTAAGACGTCGATCAAAGATACCGTTTTAAAGAAAATTACTGAATATAAAGATGTGACTAAAACAAAATACAAAAAAGTCGTGATCAAGAATGCAAAAGAGAATGAAGAAAAGCTTTTGGCATATCTTAAAGAAAAAAGTACCCCTTTTATTTGGGAGGGATATGAACAAATGAGCATAGGTGTGGAAGATGGGAAAACGGATCAAGCACTTTAA
- a CDS encoding plasminogen-binding N-terminal domain-containing protein, with translation MRKIALITLLSLPLFAGFFPQTVYTSVKSVKGDTITLNKKFPVDGMSGVVIHNYGNDLTAITSRIAQTSSGESVALVSKDILHHDELPTIKTPISVKDKVIGGYLYENVLLLAPDADTYAKITSAHHKKWIHPDLFAMYLSAEGEEQPTRENLARFAKKYQVGLVYIVRKNSAVLLDPISAKIVSEQSMTDLPAKGSFPFYMRLKSLNSGWFGSDVEGNYYNTMKSL, from the coding sequence ATGCGCAAAATAGCTCTTATCACTCTACTCTCTTTACCACTTTTTGCAGGTTTTTTTCCTCAAACAGTGTACACTTCTGTCAAATCTGTAAAAGGAGATACCATTACACTCAATAAAAAATTTCCTGTCGATGGTATGAGTGGTGTTGTAATACATAATTACGGCAATGACCTGACAGCGATCACAAGTCGTATTGCCCAAACTTCATCGGGTGAATCCGTAGCATTGGTCAGTAAAGATATCCTCCATCATGATGAGCTTCCTACTATCAAAACACCTATTTCAGTGAAAGACAAGGTCATCGGCGGATACCTTTATGAGAATGTGCTTCTTTTAGCACCGGATGCAGATACCTATGCAAAAATCACCTCTGCACATCATAAAAAATGGATACATCCGGATCTTTTTGCCATGTATCTTTCTGCTGAAGGGGAAGAACAACCAACAAGAGAAAACCTTGCGCGTTTTGCAAAAAAATATCAAGTAGGTCTGGTCTATATCGTACGTAAGAACTCTGCTGTACTTTTAGACCCTATCTCTGCAAAAATCGTCTCTGAACAGTCCATGACAGATCTTCCTGCTAAAGGGTCATTTCCCTTTTATATGCGTTTGAAATCACTTAATTCAGGATGGTTCGGCAGTGACGTCGAGGGCAACTATTACAATACAATGAAATCTTTATAA
- a CDS encoding FAD-binding oxidoreductase, with amino-acid sequence MLDKKHIKYFETLVGEENVYSDKAHLIAYSYDATRTRYEPEAVIFPRDEADVSAILKYCNEHQIVITPRGAGSGFTGGALPSQGGITLGMEKHMNKILEIDMENMVAVVQPGVINMDLQKAVEEVGLFYPPDPASEQYSTLGGNVSENAGGMRAAKYGLTKDYVMALRAVRPNGDIIRAGKRTIKDVAGYNIAGILIASEGTLAVITEITLKLIPKPKFTKAYMGIFPSVDDAMNAVFKSLAAGANPVAMEFMDDLVVQALKEKLGINLPEDAGALLIGDVDGNVIEEVEFQLETLEKSFKENGAQEFIIAHDAQKRDELWYARRNASPSITIFGSKKLNEDISVPRSMLPEALERIYAVGNKYGFKVPCFGHAGDGNIHVNVMVDGSDEQQLHDGHKAIEEIFELVVEMGGTLSGEHGIGTSKAPFMNIAFNEVELDLFKSIKQAFDPNNILNPGKMGLPN; translated from the coding sequence ATGTTAGATAAAAAACACATCAAATATTTTGAAACACTTGTCGGGGAAGAGAATGTCTACAGCGACAAAGCTCACCTTATCGCATATTCTTATGATGCTACACGTACACGCTATGAACCTGAAGCCGTTATCTTTCCAAGAGATGAAGCGGATGTAAGTGCCATTCTCAAATACTGTAACGAACACCAGATCGTCATTACGCCAAGAGGTGCGGGTTCAGGATTTACGGGTGGTGCACTTCCATCTCAAGGTGGTATCACTTTGGGCATGGAAAAGCATATGAACAAGATCCTAGAGATCGATATGGAAAACATGGTAGCCGTCGTACAGCCGGGGGTCATCAATATGGACCTGCAAAAAGCAGTTGAAGAAGTAGGACTTTTTTATCCGCCTGATCCTGCCAGTGAGCAGTACTCTACGCTCGGAGGGAACGTCAGTGAAAATGCAGGGGGGATGCGTGCAGCAAAATACGGTCTTACCAAAGACTATGTGATGGCCCTTCGTGCCGTACGTCCGAACGGTGACATCATCCGTGCAGGGAAACGTACCATCAAAGATGTGGCCGGTTATAACATCGCAGGTATTCTTATCGCGAGTGAAGGCACATTGGCTGTGATCACAGAGATCACACTGAAGCTCATTCCTAAACCTAAGTTTACCAAAGCCTATATGGGTATCTTCCCTTCGGTGGATGATGCGATGAATGCAGTATTCAAATCACTTGCAGCAGGGGCAAATCCTGTAGCTATGGAGTTTATGGATGACCTGGTGGTCCAGGCACTCAAAGAAAAACTGGGCATCAACCTGCCAGAAGATGCAGGTGCACTGCTCATCGGTGATGTAGATGGAAATGTGATCGAAGAGGTAGAGTTTCAGTTAGAGACCTTGGAAAAATCATTTAAAGAGAATGGTGCCCAGGAGTTCATCATTGCACATGACGCCCAAAAGAGGGATGAACTTTGGTATGCGAGACGTAATGCTTCCCCATCCATCACGATCTTTGGAAGCAAAAAACTCAATGAAGATATCTCTGTACCAAGAAGTATGCTGCCTGAAGCACTGGAACGTATCTACGCCGTAGGGAACAAATATGGATTTAAAGTGCCATGTTTTGGACACGCAGGGGATGGTAATATCCACGTCAACGTGATGGTAGATGGTTCGGATGAGCAACAGCTTCATGATGGACACAAGGCGATAGAAGAGATCTTTGAACTCGTCGTAGAGATGGGAGGAACTCTGAGTGGGGAACATGGTATAGGAACAAGTAAAGCACCGTTCATGAACATCGCATTTAATGAGGTAGAGCTTGATCTTTTCAAAAGTATTAAACAGGCATTTGACCCGAATAACATACTCAATCCGGGGAAAATGGGATTACCGAACTGA
- a CDS encoding YihY family inner membrane protein, whose product MNMQIHPQFKKILKTYYIFLRDFLGDLFDSRLGHYASSLSWSTLFSIIPFLVIILAIFTTMPLFHTMYVKVEKLIFANLLPTDSKVIMEYLNTFIENSDKLGYIGAFYVIFAAIMFFKDYDYIVNDIFSTPKRTIWQALKTYLLLIITIPTMMAASFYLSAEIQIYLDKSSITSIIHLYEIIPYFIVWMMFYIAYQLSPHTRIEVSAALGSSFIASLVWYLSKSAFVFYVVHNKTYASIYGSISIVLFFFLWIYISWAIFIHGLKFCALLNKNEEIEHI is encoded by the coding sequence ATGAATATGCAAATCCATCCTCAATTCAAAAAAATCCTCAAAACCTATTACATCTTTTTACGTGATTTTCTCGGTGATCTTTTTGATAGCAGATTGGGACACTATGCCTCCAGTTTGAGTTGGAGTACCCTTTTCTCTATCATTCCTTTCCTTGTGATCATACTGGCTATTTTTACTACCATGCCTCTGTTTCATACGATGTACGTGAAAGTAGAAAAACTTATTTTCGCCAACCTTCTGCCTACGGATTCCAAAGTCATTATGGAATACCTTAATACCTTTATAGAAAACTCAGACAAATTGGGCTATATAGGGGCATTTTATGTGATATTTGCTGCAATCATGTTCTTCAAGGACTATGATTATATCGTGAATGACATCTTTTCAACACCTAAACGAACGATCTGGCAGGCACTAAAAACCTATCTTTTGCTGATCATCACCATACCAACGATGATGGCTGCCTCTTTTTACCTCTCCGCTGAGATACAAATATATCTTGATAAAAGCAGTATCACCAGTATCATCCATCTTTATGAAATTATCCCTTACTTCATCGTATGGATGATGTTCTATATCGCCTACCAACTCTCTCCGCATACCCGTATAGAGGTCTCCGCTGCACTGGGAAGTTCCTTCATTGCCTCTCTTGTTTGGTATCTTTCAAAAAGTGCTTTCGTCTTCTATGTGGTACACAATAAGACCTATGCAAGTATCTATGGGAGCATCAGTATCGTACTTTTTTTCTTTTTATGGATCTACATCTCATGGGCTATCTTTATCCATGGGCTTAAATTTTGCGCACTACTGAACAAAAATGAAGAGATAGAACATATATGA
- a CDS encoding ComEC/Rec2 family competence protein, producing MQLEKPKLFPETKTFIWVILFFLLVILIRLFFEYQAYRDFISKPFYYTHANVLNLYKKSKGDQEYQVLKLRSDEGLTFYTTNYSQDNFDHKRLRLQIFPSKKISFSDYLGTFYVKSRMKAQEPLPVTFLEKELREKISMLGVSHLVALSGFHLGILWGLVYGLLLLLYRPLQQHFFPYRHALFDVGAVAMLLLGGYLWFVDFPPSLLRSYAMVLVGWMVLLLGMELLSFTFLTTIILILVALFPYLLVSLSFGLSVAGVFYIFLLLQYRKGLHTWMITLVLIPLGIFVLMLPILHTVFPVTSGYQLLSPWLSLLFIPFYPFVMFLHLLGFGSLLDTGLLALFALPKISTESLLPLWALFGYISISIGAIWSKKLFWSLTGLAVLYAHYIFLV from the coding sequence GTGCAATTAGAAAAACCAAAACTATTTCCAGAAACAAAAACATTTATCTGGGTGATACTCTTTTTTCTACTTGTCATACTGATCCGGCTCTTTTTTGAATACCAAGCCTATCGAGATTTTATTTCAAAACCTTTTTACTATACCCATGCAAATGTATTGAATCTGTATAAAAAGTCCAAAGGAGATCAAGAGTATCAGGTTCTTAAGCTCCGAAGTGATGAGGGGTTGACTTTTTATACAACGAATTACAGTCAAGACAATTTCGATCACAAACGTCTACGTCTACAGATATTCCCCAGTAAGAAGATATCTTTTAGTGATTATCTAGGTACCTTTTATGTGAAAAGTCGCATGAAAGCCCAAGAACCTCTTCCTGTGACTTTTCTGGAGAAAGAGTTAAGAGAAAAGATCAGTATGCTCGGTGTCAGCCATCTTGTTGCCTTGAGTGGGTTCCATCTAGGGATATTGTGGGGATTGGTCTATGGTTTGCTTTTGTTACTCTATAGACCACTGCAGCAACACTTTTTTCCATACCGCCATGCATTGTTTGATGTAGGGGCCGTAGCTATGCTACTTTTAGGTGGTTACTTATGGTTTGTCGATTTTCCACCTTCTCTTCTGCGGTCTTATGCAATGGTACTGGTCGGATGGATGGTACTTTTGTTGGGTATGGAACTACTGAGTTTTACTTTTTTAACGACGATCATTCTGATACTTGTGGCACTCTTCCCTTATCTGCTGGTTTCTCTTAGTTTCGGACTCTCTGTAGCAGGAGTGTTTTATATCTTTTTATTGTTACAGTATAGAAAAGGGTTGCATACATGGATGATCACTTTAGTGTTGATACCTTTAGGTATCTTTGTTTTGATGCTACCTATTTTACATACTGTTTTCCCTGTGACAAGTGGATATCAACTTTTATCACCTTGGCTTTCCCTGCTGTTCATTCCTTTCTATCCTTTTGTGATGTTCTTACATCTACTGGGTTTTGGTAGTCTGTTGGATACGGGTTTGTTAGCATTGTTTGCACTGCCAAAAATCAGTACAGAGTCACTTTTACCTCTCTGGGCACTATTTGGGTATATCAGCATATCTATTGGGGCCATATGGAGTAAAAAACTTTTTTGGTCACTGACAGGTTTGGCAGTACTCTATGCCCATTACATTTTTTTAGTATGA
- a CDS encoding replicative DNA helicase, giving the protein MENMYNLNIERAVLSAIIFDPETYEEIAAKLKPQDFYLPFHQHVFAAMEELSAEEKPLDDEFLRSKLNAMGKFDEVAMLDLLSANPITNTAAYLKEIKAKSSKRALATLATEIKKVTIEDDLPAEDVMNLVEKKLYEITQNSTSDDFRESKEITLSMMGEIERLKALGNSKLIGTDTGFRNLNDRTSGFGKGDLVIIAARPAMGKTAFVLNMALKAIERNEGVAFFSLEMPAEQLMLRMLSAKTSIPLQALRVGDLKDEQWSDLAAATQDIASKKLFVDDGGYATIHHVRSKLRKLKAQHPEISVAIIDYLQLMSGEGREGRQQEVSEISRGLKQLARELQIPILALSQLNRGVESRDNKRPMLSDLRESGAIEQDADIILFVYRDDVYREAQEKEKEMKAKAEGKEYTSEFRKKPEEDAEIIIGKQRNGPTGTVNLIFQKNFTRFVDAPTGPAFEIEYEDADIPMNTGNIELPAI; this is encoded by the coding sequence ATGGAAAATATGTACAACCTAAATATCGAAAGGGCAGTACTCTCTGCCATTATTTTTGATCCGGAAACCTACGAGGAGATCGCAGCGAAGCTGAAACCACAGGATTTCTACCTGCCTTTTCATCAGCATGTGTTTGCTGCGATGGAAGAGCTTAGTGCAGAAGAAAAACCCTTGGATGATGAGTTCTTGCGTTCAAAACTCAATGCCATGGGTAAATTTGATGAAGTTGCGATGCTGGACTTGCTTTCAGCCAATCCTATTACCAATACAGCGGCGTATCTCAAAGAGATCAAGGCAAAATCAAGCAAAAGGGCATTGGCTACACTTGCTACGGAGATCAAAAAGGTCACGATAGAAGATGACTTGCCTGCTGAAGATGTCATGAATCTGGTAGAGAAAAAGCTTTATGAGATCACGCAGAACTCCACCTCTGATGACTTTAGAGAATCTAAAGAGATCACGTTGTCCATGATGGGGGAGATAGAACGTCTCAAAGCACTGGGTAACTCTAAGCTCATCGGTACAGATACAGGGTTTAGAAACCTTAATGACAGAACATCCGGATTTGGTAAAGGGGACCTGGTGATCATCGCTGCACGTCCTGCGATGGGTAAAACAGCCTTTGTACTCAACATGGCACTCAAAGCGATAGAGCGTAATGAAGGGGTGGCTTTTTTCTCACTGGAGATGCCAGCAGAACAGCTCATGCTCAGAATGCTTTCTGCCAAAACCTCCATACCGCTTCAAGCACTAAGGGTAGGGGACCTCAAAGATGAGCAATGGAGTGATCTTGCCGCTGCGACACAGGATATCGCCTCGAAAAAACTGTTTGTCGATGACGGGGGATATGCGACCATCCACCATGTACGAAGTAAGCTTCGTAAACTCAAAGCACAACACCCTGAGATTTCTGTAGCGATCATAGACTACCTGCAGCTAATGAGTGGTGAAGGTAGAGAGGGAAGGCAACAGGAAGTCTCTGAGATATCAAGAGGGCTGAAGCAGTTGGCAAGAGAGCTCCAGATACCTATTTTGGCTCTCTCCCAACTTAACCGGGGCGTAGAGAGCAGGGACAACAAACGTCCGATGCTCTCTGACCTGCGTGAGTCGGGAGCGATAGAACAGGATGCTGATATCATCCTTTTTGTCTACCGTGATGATGTCTACCGTGAGGCACAAGAGAAAGAAAAAGAGATGAAAGCCAAAGCAGAAGGTAAAGAGTATACCTCTGAGTTTAGAAAAAAACCTGAGGAAGATGCCGAGATCATTATTGGGAAACAGAGAAATGGACCTACGGGTACCGTCAACCTCATTTTCCAAAAGAACTTTACACGTTTTGTGGATGCACCAACAGGGCCGGCCTTTGAAATAGAGTATGAAGATGCTGATATCCCTATGAACACAGGAAATATAGAGTTGCCTGCAATATAG
- the ispG gene encoding flavodoxin-dependent (E)-4-hydroxy-3-methylbut-2-enyl-diphosphate synthase has product MKERVKTKKIYVGNVAVGGDAPISVQSMTYSDTHNVAATVEQINRLHFAGADMVRVAVPEMQDALALKAIKEQISLPLIADIHFNYKLALEAAKWVDCIRLNPGNIGEKSRIKEIVKACQDRNLPIRIGVNAGSLEKEFDIKYGATAEGMVASAEYNIKFLEDLGFTDIKVSLKASDVDRTVDAYRMLRPRNEYPFHLGVTEAGTVFHATIKSAIGLGALLLDGIGDTMRVSITGELEEEIKVGKAILKDSGRMKEGLNIISCPTCGRIEADLVSAVAEVERRTAHIKTPMDVSVMGCVVNAIGEAKHADVAIAYGKGSGLVMLKGEVVARLPEGELVERFVQEVEKFAEDNK; this is encoded by the coding sequence GTGAAAGAAAGAGTCAAAACAAAAAAAATTTATGTAGGTAATGTTGCTGTAGGTGGTGATGCTCCTATCTCTGTGCAGTCTATGACATACAGTGATACCCATAACGTTGCAGCTACTGTAGAGCAGATAAACCGTCTGCATTTTGCCGGGGCTGATATGGTGCGTGTGGCGGTACCTGAGATGCAGGATGCACTTGCACTTAAAGCTATCAAAGAACAGATCTCTTTACCCCTCATCGCGGATATTCATTTTAACTATAAACTTGCACTGGAAGCAGCAAAGTGGGTGGACTGTATCCGTCTGAATCCTGGTAATATTGGTGAAAAATCACGTATTAAAGAGATCGTCAAAGCCTGCCAGGATAGAAACCTACCTATACGTATAGGGGTGAATGCCGGTTCATTGGAAAAAGAGTTTGACATAAAGTATGGTGCAACAGCTGAAGGTATGGTCGCTTCTGCAGAGTACAACATTAAATTTTTGGAAGATCTAGGGTTTACAGATATTAAGGTATCACTGAAAGCTTCGGATGTAGATAGAACGGTTGATGCCTATAGAATGTTACGTCCTAGAAATGAATACCCTTTTCACTTGGGTGTGACAGAAGCAGGAACGGTATTTCATGCGACTATCAAGTCTGCTATAGGTTTAGGTGCCCTGTTGCTTGATGGGATAGGGGATACGATGCGTGTTTCCATTACTGGAGAATTAGAAGAGGAGATCAAAGTCGGTAAAGCTATACTCAAAGACAGTGGCAGGATGAAAGAGGGACTGAACATTATCTCCTGTCCTACCTGTGGACGTATAGAGGCAGATCTGGTGAGTGCAGTAGCCGAAGTAGAAAGACGAACAGCACACATTAAAACACCTATGGATGTTTCGGTGATGGGTTGTGTGGTCAATGCCATTGGAGAAGCCAAACATGCGGATGTCGCTATAGCCTATGGCAAAGGTTCTGGACTAGTTATGCTTAAAGGGGAAGTGGTTGCTAGACTCCCTGAAGGTGAGTTGGTTGAGAGATTTGTGCAAGAGGTAGAGAAATTCGCAGAGGATAATAAATAA